One genomic window of Salvelinus alpinus chromosome 17, SLU_Salpinus.1, whole genome shotgun sequence includes the following:
- the LOC139543183 gene encoding monocarboxylate transporter 1-like yields MAPAVGGPVGYTPPEGGWGWAVVVGAFISIGFSYAFPKSITVFFKELEATFDATPSQVSWISSIMLACMYGGGPISSILVNRYGSRPIMMLGGCLSGTGLIAASFCNTVQQLYLCVGVIGGLGLAFNLNPALTMIGKYFYKRRPIANGIAMAGSPVFLSTLAPLNSWFFDQFGWRGSFLILGGLLLNCCVAGALMRPIGPKPAGPQLSENGAVKKVESNLTVMQRVNAVIDLTLFKHRGFLLYLLGNVIMFFGLFTPLVFLSNYAKSKDISKEKAALLLSILAFVDMFARPSMGLLANTRWVRPRIQYFFAASVLYNGVCHVLAPLSVDYVGFVVYAVFFGFAFGWLSAVLFETLMDLVGAQRFSSAVGLVTIVECGPVLLGPPLLSRFYDFYGDYQWTYLCCGIILIISSVFLFVGMGINYKLLEREKEEEERRETERPKEECKAMLEGEKERGEESSEATPMTDVSKMDEDTV; encoded by the exons ATGGCCCCAGCGGTGGGCGGTCCGGTGGGCTATACTCCTCCAGAGGGGGGCTGGGGCTGGGCGGTGGTGGTGGGAGCCTTCATCTCTATCGGCTTCTCCTATGCCTTCCCCAAGTCCATCACTGTCTTCTTCAAGGAGCTGGAGGCCACCTTTGACGCTACGCCCTCACAGGTCTCATGGATCTCCTCTATCATGCTGGCCTGCATGTACGGCGGAG GACCAATTAGCAGTATCCTGGTGAACCGCTATGGCAGTCGACCAATCATGATGCTAGGGggctgtctgtcaggaactgGTTTGATAGCAGCTTCCTTCTGCAACACTGTGCAACAACTCTACTTGTGTGTCGGAGTCATTGGAG gTCTGGGTCTAGCGTTCAACCTGAACCCGGCGTTGACTATGATTGGTAAATACTTCTATAAGCGTCGTCCTATAGCTAATGGCATTGCCATGGCGGGCAGCCCAGTCTTCCTGTCCACGCTGGCTCCTCTTAACTCCTGGTTCTTTGACCAGTTTGGCTGGAGGGGCTCCTTCCTCATCCTAGGTGGTCTACTGCTCAACTGCTGTGTAGCCGGGGCCTTGATGAGACCCATCGGACCCAAACCTGCCGGACCCCAACTGTCGGAGAACGGGGCGGTGAAGAAGGTAGAGTCTAATCTGACGGTGATGCAGCGTGTCAATGCCGTGATCGACCTGACGCTGTTTAAACACCGCGGCTTCCTGCTGTATCTCCTTGGCAACGTCATCATGTTCTTTGGCCTGTTCACTCCCCTAGTCTTCCTCTCCAACTACGCTAAGAGTAAGGACATCAGTAAAGAGAAGGCTGCTCTGCTCCTCTCCATCCTCGCCTTTGTTGACATGTTCGCCCGTCCTTCTATGGGGCTGTTAGCCAACACCCGCTGGGTCCGACCCAGGATACAGTACTTCTTCGCTGCCTCTGTGCTCTATAACGGGGTGTGTCACGTCTTGGCGCCGCTGTCCGTGGACTATGTAGGCTTCGTGGTGTATGCTGTGTTCTTTGGGTTTGCGTTCGGCTGGCTGTCAGCAGTTCTGTTTGAGACTCTGATGGACCTGGTCGGGGCCCAGAGGTTCTCCTCTGCTGTCGGACTGGTCACCATCGTGGAGTGTGGACCGGTACTGCTGGGACCGCCACTActca GTCGTTTCTATGACTTCTATGGTGACTACCAGTGGACCTACCTGTGTTGTGGTATCATCCTCATCATCTCCTCAGTCTTCCTCTTCGTAGGGATGGGCATCAACTACAagctgttggagagagagaaggaggaggaggagaggagagagacggagcgGCCCAAGGAGGAGTGCAAAGCCAtgctggagggagagaaggaaaggggggaGGAGAGTAGTGAAGCCACACCCATGACGGATGTTTCTAAGATGGATGAAGATACTGTTTAG